AGGCGGACACCTCATCGCCTGTGAGCACGCCAACCGACGGGTCTCAAGAACGACAGCAGATGGGCAAGTTATCACAATCGCCTCGCACTATGAAGAAAAACGGTTGAACAGTCCGAACGATGTCGTTGTGAAATCCGACGGAAGCATCTATTTCACTGATCCTCCATATGGGCTCAGCGCAGCCTACGGCGTTGAATCAGAGAAGGAGCTCGACTTTCAAGGCGTCTACCGTCTGTCTCCAAATGGTGACACATTGACCCTTCTTGTTGACGACTTCGACAGACCCAACGGTATCTGCTTCTCACCAGACGAGTCGATCCTCTACATAAACGACACCGAACGGATGCATGTGCGCGCCTTTGATGTGCAACCCGATGGCACCATCGCAAACGACCGCATCTTCGGTGAAGAAGAAGGGGATACTGGGAAACCGGATGGGATGAAAGCCGACACGCAGGGAAACGTTTATTTAACAGGTCCAGAGGGTATTTGGGTCTTTGCACCTGACGGAACACATCTCGGAATTATTCTCGTTCCTGAACGCGCGGCGAACTTAGCATGGGGTGGAGATGACTGGAAAACCCTTTTCATCACAGCGAGTACGTCCGTTTATCGCGTAGCATGCAAGACAGTAGGAGTCGCAGTCCCGTAACGCCCATGAAAGTTAATATCAAACGCATCGATAAGACGCTTCCGTTGCCGAAATACGAAACTGCCGGTTCCGTCGGCTTCGACCTGATTTGTCGAGAATCCGCAGAGATTGCCCCACAGTCTATCGTCCTGATCCCCGCGAACATCATCGTTGAAACACCCCCCGGTTATATGCTGATGGTATGTTCGCGAAGCAGCACGCCGCGCAAATTCGGCTTGATGGTGCCGCAAGGTGTAGGCATTGTCGATAACGATTATTGCGGTGAAGCGGACGAACTGCAAATTCAGGTCTACAATTTCACAGATAGTGTTGTGAACGTCGAAAGAGGCAGTCGTATCGCACAAGCCATTTTTGTGCGTGTGGACACAGCGGAATGGAACGAGGTAGAACAGATGTCCGACACCTCCCGAGGTGGGTTCGGTAGCACGGATCGGTAATTGTCAAGTACCCCCGACTGAAGTCGGGGGCTTGTTAAGAGGTTAGCTCCAACAAGCCTGTTGTAATAACGGGTTTCTCGTTTCACAGAGGATGGTATCCCAGACCTCTCCACGAAGGGCCAGAGCCGCGTTGTGGTCGCGGTCGAGTTTCAAACCACACGATTTACAATGGAACAGACGCTCGGACAACTTCAATTTGATAGCGGACTTCTGACAACACGCCGAACATGTTTGACTTGTATGGTGGGGTGGCACTTGATGGAAATGTTTGCCATCGCGCTTTGCTACCCAACTGCACCACTCAAAGAACATGCCCCAAGACGCATCAGAAATGGACTTTGCAAGATGCCTATTTTTTACCATGTTGCTCGGTTTGAGTTTTTCAGCAACTACGGCATCAAAGGCTTTGTGGAGAAAAAGTTTGTAAAC
This portion of the Candidatus Poribacteria bacterium genome encodes:
- a CDS encoding SMP-30/gluconolactonase/LRE family protein; the protein is MALDVRDTRLTDLVDPEATVEQIATGCQFTEGPLWHATEQFLLFSDIPANKMRKWDANAGMTVFREPSGKSNGLTYDKGGHLIACEHANRRVSRTTADGQVITIASHYEEKRLNSPNDVVVKSDGSIYFTDPPYGLSAAYGVESEKELDFQGVYRLSPNGDTLTLLVDDFDRPNGICFSPDESILYINDTERMHVRAFDVQPDGTIANDRIFGEEEGDTGKPDGMKADTQGNVYLTGPEGIWVFAPDGTHLGIILVPERAANLAWGGDDWKTLFITASTSVYRVACKTVGVAVP
- the dut gene encoding dUTP diphosphatase, producing MKVNIKRIDKTLPLPKYETAGSVGFDLICRESAEIAPQSIVLIPANIIVETPPGYMLMVCSRSSTPRKFGLMVPQGVGIVDNDYCGEADELQIQVYNFTDSVVNVERGSRIAQAIFVRVDTAEWNEVEQMSDTSRGGFGSTDR